In Cytobacillus oceanisediminis, the following proteins share a genomic window:
- a CDS encoding multicopper oxidase domain-containing protein, with the protein MKKGVKYLLTSAIGIGLITGCSQGAAPESSLQPEEKVLAAETAQPEAIAPHKDLNQEPIPLKIDRVGPNEVNVEMTSQITDIEIDKGKFYKAWTFNGEAPGPVVVVNEGDTINFTLKNMDPAIPHSMDFHAVHAAPSKDFSNVQPDETGTFSYPANKPGVFMYHCGTSPVLSHIANGMHGTIIVKPKDGYPTDKEIDREYTIIQNEWYKYNDLEDFTNGVPSHVVFSTKALKEGDPNTNGDTFTLKDNPLLAKVGDKVRIYVNNVGPNEVSSFHVVGTVFDDVYIDGNPYNRYKGLQTVMLPASGGAVVEFTVTKAGSYPIVTHQFNHAQKGAVAILKVTETGEDDGKATMSH; encoded by the coding sequence ATGAAAAAAGGAGTAAAATATCTGCTTACTTCGGCTATAGGCATAGGGTTAATAACGGGATGCAGCCAGGGGGCAGCACCGGAAAGTTCCCTTCAGCCTGAGGAAAAGGTTCTGGCGGCAGAAACAGCTCAGCCCGAGGCTATCGCTCCGCATAAAGATTTAAATCAGGAACCCATTCCATTGAAAATTGATAGAGTCGGGCCGAATGAAGTAAATGTGGAAATGACATCCCAAATCACGGATATTGAAATCGACAAAGGAAAATTCTATAAAGCATGGACGTTTAATGGTGAAGCGCCAGGCCCTGTAGTTGTTGTCAATGAAGGGGATACAATCAATTTCACCTTAAAAAACATGGATCCGGCAATACCGCACAGCATGGACTTTCACGCTGTACACGCAGCTCCTTCAAAAGACTTCTCCAACGTTCAGCCAGATGAAACGGGAACATTCAGTTATCCTGCAAATAAACCAGGCGTGTTTATGTATCATTGCGGAACTTCACCGGTATTATCACATATAGCGAATGGAATGCACGGAACTATAATTGTAAAGCCTAAAGACGGCTATCCGACTGATAAAGAGATTGATAGAGAATATACAATTATTCAAAACGAATGGTATAAGTACAACGATCTGGAGGATTTTACAAACGGAGTTCCCAGTCATGTGGTTTTCTCCACAAAAGCTTTAAAAGAAGGAGACCCTAATACTAATGGGGATACGTTCACACTTAAGGATAATCCGCTTCTGGCTAAAGTAGGGGATAAAGTGAGGATTTATGTAAATAATGTAGGACCAAATGAAGTAAGCTCTTTCCATGTGGTTGGTACTGTGTTTGATGACGTATACATTGATGGCAACCCTTATAACCGCTATAAAGGTCTCCAAACGGTCATGCTCCCTGCAAGCGGCGGTGCAGTAGTGGAATTTACAGTTACCAAGGCAGGCAGCTATCCAATAGTTACTCATCAGTTTAATCATGCACAAAAAGGAGCCGTCGCCATCCTGAAGGTAACTGAAACCGGAGAAGACGACGGTAAGGCTACAATGAGCCATTAA
- a CDS encoding undecaprenyl-diphosphate phosphatase codes for MDFIMILKAIILGFVEGMTEFAPVSSTGHMIIVDDMWLNTKEFLSKYEANTFKVVIQLGSILAVVIIFKERFIEMLGLGGRSKNTEEKQSRLKLSQVIVGLIPAGILGVLFEDYIDEHLFSTETVLIGLVIGAFLMIFADIFGGKSPKTVSVDQITYKQALSIGLIQCFSLWPGFSRSGSTISGGVLLGLSHRAAADFTFIMAVPIMAGASFLSLIKNLEYFSVDALPFFIAGFISAFVFALISIRFFLKMINKVKLIPFAIYRIVLAGVIYFIFL; via the coding sequence ATGGATTTTATTATGATTCTAAAAGCAATTATCTTGGGATTTGTTGAAGGAATGACGGAGTTTGCTCCTGTGTCCTCTACAGGACATATGATTATTGTGGATGATATGTGGCTCAATACAAAAGAGTTTTTATCAAAATATGAGGCTAATACTTTTAAAGTCGTCATTCAGCTCGGTTCCATTTTAGCGGTTGTGATTATTTTTAAAGAACGGTTCATTGAAATGCTCGGTCTTGGGGGAAGGAGCAAAAACACTGAAGAAAAACAAAGCCGTCTGAAATTGTCTCAAGTGATTGTCGGGTTAATTCCTGCCGGGATTCTTGGTGTTTTGTTTGAGGATTATATTGATGAACACCTGTTTTCAACTGAGACGGTATTGATTGGTTTGGTAATTGGTGCATTTTTGATGATTTTTGCTGATATTTTTGGAGGCAAAAGCCCGAAAACAGTTTCAGTTGATCAAATCACTTACAAACAGGCTTTATCTATTGGATTGATTCAGTGCTTCTCACTTTGGCCCGGGTTCTCACGTTCAGGTTCAACCATTTCAGGCGGCGTGCTGCTTGGCCTGTCACACCGTGCTGCAGCTGATTTTACTTTTATCATGGCTGTGCCCATCATGGCTGGCGCGAGTTTTCTATCATTAATAAAAAATCTCGAGTACTTTTCAGTCGATGCGCTTCCTTTCTTTATTGCAGGCTTCATTAGTGCATTTGTTTTTGCCTTGATTTCAATCCGCTTCTTTTTGAAGATGATCAATAAAGTTAAACTTATTCCTTTTGCCATTTACAGAATTGTACTTGCAGGGGTTATATATTTCATATTCCTATAA
- a CDS encoding DUF1836 domain-containing protein, which yields MEMEKLIADNQIQLEDIPQIDLYMDQVIQLFENTFGSTTRNEEEKVLTKTMINNYAKGKLFFPVKNKKYSKEHLILIAFIYQLKGALSINDIKSLLNGVNTRTAEGKMDLDHFYQLYLDLTKLNADAFVNDLENQAARTAEEAKELNEDQSAELEKVLLATSLVHMSNLYRKAAERIVDDVKNEADQK from the coding sequence ATGGAAATGGAAAAACTCATTGCGGATAATCAGATTCAATTGGAAGATATTCCGCAGATAGATTTATATATGGATCAAGTGATCCAGCTATTTGAAAATACTTTTGGCAGTACGACGAGAAACGAAGAGGAAAAAGTGCTTACTAAGACAATGATAAATAACTATGCAAAAGGTAAATTGTTTTTTCCTGTCAAAAATAAAAAATATTCAAAGGAGCACCTTATTTTAATTGCTTTCATTTATCAGCTTAAAGGGGCTCTATCCATAAACGATATTAAAAGCCTATTAAATGGCGTCAACACTCGAACAGCAGAAGGAAAGATGGACCTGGACCATTTTTATCAGCTTTACCTCGATTTAACTAAACTTAATGCCGATGCATTTGTGAATGATCTGGAAAATCAGGCAGCCAGGACAGCAGAGGAAGCAAAAGAGCTAAATGAAGATCAGTCAGCTGAGCTTGAAAAAGTACTGCTGGCAACTTCACTGGTTCACATGAGCAACTTATACCGAAAAGCAGCTGAACGCATTGTCGACGATGTAAAAAATGAAGCGGATCAAAAATAG
- the trhA gene encoding PAQR family membrane homeostasis protein TrhA: protein MNSYIREPINGLTHLAGAILSFAGLLAMVIKASLTTSSPLAITAVAIFGISLMLLYSASATYHMVIAKDKVIAFLRKLDHSMIYVLIAGSYTPFCLITLNGVTGWVLFSIVSAVALSGILFKIIWFSCPRWLSTALYIAMGWIIVFAFSPLSESLSNTGVMLLLLGGILYTIGGVIYAIKPKFLEFKHLGFHEIFHIFIMMGSMAHFLCVFMYVL, encoded by the coding sequence ATGAATTCATACATCCGGGAGCCCATAAATGGACTGACCCATTTGGCAGGAGCAATTTTATCCTTTGCCGGATTGCTTGCCATGGTTATCAAAGCCTCACTGACAACATCGTCACCGCTTGCCATTACTGCTGTTGCCATTTTTGGAATCAGTTTGATGCTGCTCTATTCAGCATCAGCAACCTACCATATGGTGATAGCCAAAGATAAAGTCATTGCCTTTTTAAGAAAGCTTGATCATTCGATGATTTATGTATTGATTGCAGGTTCCTATACACCTTTTTGCCTTATTACCTTAAATGGTGTGACCGGCTGGGTTCTGTTTTCCATTGTTTCTGCTGTTGCTTTATCAGGGATTCTGTTTAAAATAATCTGGTTCAGCTGTCCCCGCTGGCTGTCAACAGCCTTATACATTGCAATGGGATGGATTATTGTTTTTGCTTTTTCGCCTCTTTCTGAGTCTTTAAGTAATACTGGTGTAATGCTTCTATTGCTTGGAGGCATCCTATACACGATCGGCGGAGTGATTTATGCGATTAAACCAAAATTCCTGGAGTTCAAACATTTGGGTTTTCATGAGATTTTTCATATTTTCATTATGATGGGAAGCATGGCACACTTTCTTTGTGTGTTCATGTATGTACTTTAG